A window of Mixophyes fleayi isolate aMixFle1 chromosome 10, aMixFle1.hap1, whole genome shotgun sequence contains these coding sequences:
- the LOC142103992 gene encoding L-lactate dehydrogenase A chain, with product MASTKEKLIKNVVSEPAHSQSKVTIVGVGAVGMACAISVLQKDLADELALVDVIEDKLKGEMMDLQHGSLFLRTPKIVSGKDYSVTANSKLVVVTAGARQQEGESRLNLVQRNVNIFKFIIPNIVKYSPNCILLVVSNPVDILTYVAWKISGFPKHRVIGSGCNLDSARFRQMMGEKLGIHPLSCHGWVIGEHGDSSVPVWSGVNVAGVSLKTLNPDMGTDADKEKWKDVHKQVVDSAYEVIKLKGYTSWAIGLSVADLAETTLKNLRRVHPVSTMVKGMYGVKDEVFLSIPSVMGNQGITDVVNMTLKADEEEHLRKSADTLWAIQKELQF from the exons ATGGCAAGCACAAAAGAGAAGCTGATCAAAAATGTGGTGAGCGAGCCGGCCCACTCTCAAAGTAAGGTCACCATCGTTGGCGTCGGAGCCGTTGGCATGGCCTGTGCCATCAGCGTTCTTCAAAAG GATCTGGCTGATGAGCTTGCTCTGGTTGATGTGATTGAAGACAAACTGAAGGGTGAAATGATGGACCTCCAACATGGCAGCCTCTTCCTGCGTACCCCAAAGATCGTCTCCgggaaag ATTACAGTGTCACTGCTAATTCCAAACTGGTGGTCGTGACAGCTGGTGCCCGTCAGCAGGAAGGGGAGAGCCGCCTGAATCTGGTGCAACGCAACGTCAACATCTTCAAATTTATCATTCCCAATATTGTAAAGTACAGTCCTAACTGCATACTGCTGGTAGTCTCTAACCCTG TTGATATTTTGACCTATGTAGCCTGGAAAATCAGTGGCTTCCCCAAACACCGTGTCATTGGCAGCGGCTGCAACCTGGACTCTGCCCGCTTCCGCCAAATGATGGGGGAGAAGTTGGGTATTCACCCCTTGAGCTGTCACGGGTGGGTCATCGGTGAACACGGAGACTCCAGCG TGCCTGTGTGGAGCGGGGTTAATGTGGCCGGAGTGTCTCTGAAGACCCTGAATCCTGACATGGGAACAGACGCCGATAAGGAGAAGTGGAAAGATGTCCACAAGCAGGTCGTGGACAG TGCTTATGAAGTCATCAAGCTGAAGGGCTACACTTCCTGGGCCATCGGACTATCCGTGGCGGATCTCGCTGAGACGACCCTGAAGAACCTCAGACGCGTTCATCCGGTCTCCACGATGGTCAAG GGAATGTACGGTGTGAAGGATGAAGTCTTTCTCAGCATCCCATCTGTTATGGGGAACCAAGGTATCACCGATGTGGTGAACATGACTCTTAAGGCTGATGAAGAGGAGCATTTGAGGAAGAGCGCCGACACACTCTGGGCCATCCAAAAGGAATTGCAGTTTTAA